In Chiloscyllium punctatum isolate Juve2018m chromosome 52, sChiPun1.3, whole genome shotgun sequence, a single genomic region encodes these proteins:
- the LOC140470984 gene encoding histone H2B 1/2-like, translated as MVEEKKGQVAKKGAKKAVKRAPAKGGKRRKRTRKESYSIYIYKVMKQVHPDTGISSKAMSIMNSFVKDIFERIAGEASRLAHYNKRSTISSREIQTAVRLLLPGELAKHAVSEGTKAVTKYTSSK; from the coding sequence ATGGTTGAGGAAAAGAAGGGTCAAGTTGCCAAGAAGGGCGCGAAGAAAGCGGTGAAGAGGGCGCCAGCGAAGGGCGGCAAGAGGAGGAAGCGGACCAGGAAAGAAAGTTACTCCATCTACATCTACAAAGTGATGAAGCAGGTTCACCCCGACACCGGCATCTCCTCCAAGGCCATGAGCATCATGAACTCGTTCGTCAAAGATATTTTCGAGCGTATCGCGGGGGAGGCTTCCCGCCTGGCCCATTACAACAAGCGCAGCACCATCAGCTCCCGGGAGATCCAGACCGCCGTGcggctgctgctgcccggggagCTGGCCAAGCACGCCGTGTCGGAGGGTACAAAGGCGGTGACCAAGTACACCAGCTCCAAGTGA
- the LOC140470905 gene encoding histone H3 → MARTKQTARKSTGGKAPRKQLATKAARKSAPATGGVKKPHRYRPGTVALREIRRYQKSTELLIRKLPFQRLVREIAQDFKTDLRFQSSAVMALQEASEAYLVGLFEDTNLCAIHAKRVTIMPKDIQLARRIRGERA, encoded by the coding sequence ATGGCCCGAACCAAGCAGACAGCGCGCAAATCCACCGGAGGGAAAGCTCCCCGCAAGCAGCTGGCGACCAAAGCGGCCCGCAAGAGCGCTCCGGCCACGGGCGGAGTGAAGAAGCCTCATCGCTACAGGCCCGGCACGGTGGCTCTGCGGGAGATCCGCCGCTACCAGAAATCCACCGAGCTGCTGATCCGCAAACTGCCCTTCCAGCGGCTGGTGCGAGAGATCGCTCAGGACTTCAAGACCGACCTGCGCTTCCAGAGCTCGGCGGTGATGGCCCTGCAGGAGGCCAGCGAGGCTTACCTGGTGGGACTGTTTGAGGACACCAACCTGTGCGCCATCCACGCCAAGCGGGTCACCATCATGCCCAAAGACATCCAGCTGGCCCGCCGGATCCGCGGGGAGCGCGCCTAA
- the LOC140470975 gene encoding histone H1-like gives MTDSAAAETAPPASAPTKAKAPKKKAAAPRKKTPGPGLGELILKVVGDIKDRKGASLSAIKKALERSGIDVGKRNAQIKMSIRRCLANGSLVLVKGQGVSGSFKLPKNPVKAKAGKKAGTSAAAKKPAVKKSLVKKVTGKKSQAKKATVKKSPSKKATGKKSIAKKSPAKKASGKKTAPPKKAVSKAAPKKRTLEKKVKKTKGPKAPKPLSKSAKGKAKPKAKVTKTAAKK, from the coding sequence ATGACCGACAGTGCAGCCGCCGAAACGGCTCCTCCAGCCTCCGCTCCCACCAAAGCCAAGGCTCCCAAGAAGAAGGCGGCGGCTCCCAGGAAAAAAACACCCGGTCCCGGGTTGGGAGAGCTGATTCTGAAGGTTGTCGGGGATATCAAGGATCGCAAAGGGGCGTCTCTATCCGCTATAAAGAAGGCGCTGGAGAGAAGCGGGATTGATGTGGGAAAGCGAAATGCACAGATCAAGATGAGTATCAGGAGGTGCCTGGCGAACGGCTCCCTTGTTCTGGTCAAGGGCCAGGGCGTCTCCGGCTCCTTCAAACTCCCAAAGAATCCAGTCAAGGCAAAAGCGGGAAAGAAGGCGGGAACATCAGCGGCCGCCAAGAAACCGGCCGTGAAGAAATCACTGGTCAAGAAGGTGACAGGAAAGAAATCCCAGGCCAAGAAAGCGACAGTCAAGAAATCACCATCCAAGAAAGCGACAGGCAAGAAATCGATAGCCAAGAAATCCCCAGCCAAGAAAGCGAGCGGCAAGAAGACGGCACCGCCAAAGAAAGCGGTGAGCAAAGCAGCGCCAAAGAAACGGACTCTCGAGAAGAAGGTGAAAAAGACCAAGGGCCCTAAAGCCCCCAAACCTCTCAGCAAATCGGCTAAAGGCAAGGCCAAGCCCAAAGCGAAAGTGACCAAGACAGCAGCAAAGAAATGA